The Deltaproteobacteria bacterium genome segment TGTTCCGGCCCGGCGAGCGTGCCATGATCGTGCGAGAGAGTGGGCACGGTGACGTGTTCCGGATCAATCAGGTCTTCGGTTATCGCGGACTGCGCCGCATGGCGCTCGACGAAGGTGTGGCGGGTGACATCGTCGCGATCACGGGGATGGATCTGCTCAACGTCGGCGAAACCATCACGTCGGTGGATTTTCCCCGGGTACTGCCCATGCTCGAAGTCGATGCTCCCACGGTGAGCATCGCCATGATGACGAACACCTCCCCGACGATGGGCCAGGAAGGCCGATTCGTCACGAGCGCGAAGGTCGCCGAACGGCTCACCCGGGAGCGGAAGTCCAACGTCTCGCTGCGCGTGGAGAGTACGGACTCCCCCGACACGTTTACCGTGAGCGGGCGCGGGGAGCTGCATCTTTCGGTGCTCATCGAAACCATGCGCCGCGAGGGATATGAATTCATGGTGTCGCGGCCGAAGGTGGTCACCCGTGTGGACGAGGCGGGGCATTTACTGGAACCGTATGAGACCGTCACCGCCGATGTCGAAAACGCGCACGTGGGAACCGTGATCGAGTCCCTCAGCCAAAGGTTCGGCCGCATGACGCAGATGCGGGATGTCGGCATGGGCCGCTCGCGCGTCGAGTTCATCATTCCCACGCGCGGACTGATCGGCTACCGCTCGAAATTTCTGACGGAGACCCGGGGGAGCGGAGTCCTCAACGCGATCTTCGCGGAATACGCGCCGTGGGCGGGGGATCTGAAGGATCGGTCGAACGGTGCGTTGATCGCCCAGGAAGACTGCGTGACGGTGACATACGCCCTGTGGAAGCTCGACGATCGCGGCGTGTTTTTCGTGCCGCCGGGCGTGCGCGTTTACGCGGGTCAGGTCATCGGCGTTCACACGCGCGAAAACGATCTCGTCGTCAATCCGGGCAAGACGAAGAAACTGACGAATATCCGCGCGGCGGGCGCCGACGAAAAAAACGTCATGAAACCCCACAAATCGCTGACCATCGAAGAAGCGATCGAGTTCATCAACGACGACGAACTCGTGGAGTTCACTCCGAAGTCGATCCGCGTCCGCAAGCGCGTTCTCGACCACAACGAACGCAAGCGCGCTCTCGTCAAAGCCGGCAAGGCGTCCGAAGAAGCTTCGGCCGTCTAAGGCAACTTTCCCGTAGTCGGTCGTCGCCGCCGGCGAATGACCCGCGCCGCCCGGACGAAGACATCGATTTCAACCTCCGCATATTTTGAATCGGCTGAGGAATCGCCTGACGCAGTTCACGGGATTTCCACGCGCGGGCCGTCGCCGTATGCTTGGGATAGAACGCGATGAACGGAGTACCGAGTTTGGACACGCAGACGACCCCGCAAAGCCGCATTGAGCCCGCGTTCGCGAAGCGTATGGCGGACCGGTATTTCACGAGCACCGTCAGCCAGTTCATCTTGCACGGCGCGGTGCGCGACCTCGTCCCCTTCGACGAGGCGGGACGCGTGCGTTACGTGCCGCTCGAGGAATTTCTGGAGAAGTGGCTTTTCGCTCGACGCGGCGCGGTCATCTACTTCGACCGATCGCGCGGCCTCGTGATCCCTGATGCGCAGGCGAAGAAGGACTTCGAGGCGTTCTGCAAAGCCTACGACACGGTCGCGGGGACGCGCTACGCGGCCGCGTGGCCACAGGACGCGCCGACGGTGCTGCGTCTCGTGGAGCGCTACATCCACACGCGGGTGGGCGAGGGCAAGGGCGTCGCGTTCATCCTGGACTACGCGGAGCAGGTCGCGCCGTCGGGCGAAGCGGGTCATCTGGGCGACGCGGACCGCTCGTGCCTGACGACGCTGCGCCGGTGGTCGCGCGACGCGCAGTTCCTGCGCGGCGACGTGACGATCGTGCTCATCACCGAGCAACTCGCGGAGCTGAACGCGCACCTCGTGTCCAACCCCTTCACGGATCTGATCGAGATCGAGCTGCCCGACGTGGACGAGCGCCGCGCGTTCATCGCCGCCGAAACCGAAGGCCGGGATTTCTCCGAGATCTGCGAACTGTCCGCCGAGGCCGTCGCGCAACTCACCGCGGGCTTGTCGCTCACGCACGTCCGGCAGATCCTCGCCGAGTCGTTGCGGATGAATCGGAAGATCCAGATCGACTCGCTCTCGCGACGAAAGAAGGAACTGATCGAAGCCGAGTGCCACGGGCTGATCGAGTTCGTTCAGTCGCGCCACACGCTGGACATGGTGGCGGGTTGCCGGGAGGCGAAGGAGCAACTGCGCACCGCCGCGCGGCTGCTGAGACAGGGCGCGCTCGACGTGTTGCCGATGGGGTGGCTCGTGGCCGGGCCGGTGGGGACGGGCAAGACGTTCCTGGCAACGTGCTTCACGGGCGAAGTCGGCATCCCGTGCGTGAAGATCCTGAATATCCGCAGTCAGTGGGTCGGGCAAACCGAAGCGACTCTGCAGAAACTTCTCACGGTGTTCAAGGCGATGGGACCGCTCGCGGTCATCATCGACGAGGCCGACGCGTTTTTCGGCGACCGCGGCGCGTCGGGCGATTCCGGCACCAGCGGGCGGGTGTTCTCGGCCTTGGCTTCGTTCATGAGCGACACGGCGCATCGGGGAAAAATCCTGTGGTTCCTGCTGACGTGTCGGCCGGATCTGCTGCCCGTCGACATCAAACGTCAGGGGCGCGCCGAGGAGCACGTCGCACTCTTCCCGCCGACAACGGCCGAAGAGCGCGCGGAGTTCTACGCGGTGTTGCTCAAAAAAAATCGTGTCGCCACGCCGCTCTCGCCTGCGGACATCGAGGCCCTGTACGTCCGCGCTGGATCGCCGAAGCTCTCGGGCGCGGATCTCGAGGCGCTGTTGATCCGCGCCAAGAGCGCGGCGGCGGCGCGTGGTTCCGCGGGCGTCGAGCGCGCGGACTTCGAGGGAGCTTTCGCGGACTTCATCCCTCCGGTGTACGCCGAGGAGGTCGAGTACCAGACGCTCGTTGCCGTCATGGAGTGCACGAGCCGCAAGCTGATTCCGAAGCCGTGGAGCGAACTGTCGCGTCCCGACGTGGCGAGGCGAGTGCGGGAACTGCGCCTGATCGTCGAGTGATCCGGCGGCGCTTCCTGTCGCCCGAGCGACCGCGTACGCGAAAACTCCGCAAAAACCGCGACGGTTTTCAGAAATCTGAGGCGATGATCCCCCCTCCAAGTCTTCCCGGCGCGGGACGCTACTGAAAATTCGACGTCGATTCGGGCGCTTGGGTTCGGAATGCGCTCTTTGGCACGGAAGCTGCTGATTGAGCTGGACCGTGGAGGCGATGATGCCGATGAATCCACAAGGAGTGCTGAAATGAAGTCGAATCGCAATTTGTTTCTGATTCTCACCCTCGTTCTCGCCCTGTCCGGCCTTTCGGCCCTCGCGGTGGCGTGCGGAGATGACGATGACGACGACGATGATGATTCCAGTTCGGATGATGACGCCGCCGATGACGATTCCGCTGACGACGACGCCGACGATGACGCAGACGACGACGCCGACGACGATACCGGCGACGACGATGCCGATGACGACGCTGATGATGATGCGGACGACGACGTGGATGATGACATGGACGACGATACGTCCGATGACGACGCTGATGACGACGCTGATGATGACACCGCCGACGATGACACCGCGGACGACGACACTGCCGACGACGACACCGTCTGACGTTCCATGGCTGGCGTCCCTCTGTAATGACGAGGGATAGTGCGATAGATGAGGAGCCGGGCGAAAGCTCGGCTCTTCGCTTGATACGGGTTGATCGGGGGTATCGCGGGAAGCCGCCGAGTGGAATCGAACCACCGACCACCTCCTTACCAAGGAGGTGCTCTACCCCTGAGCTACGGCGGCAAAAACACGAACATCGGGCAAGCCCGAAGCGCGCGCATCATACGGATTCCGATTGAAAACGCAAGCCGAATCGGGCTTTACCCTGCCGGACGCGGCGTTTACAATTCGGATGTGGAGGAGACGAAATGACAAGCGCGAAACTGGGAATTTTCGCCCTGCTGATGTCCCTGTTCGTCGCGACCGTTCTCGGTTGCGCGAAGGGAGAAGACGACGAGGATGCGACCGTGAACGGAAATACGCCCGGCGGTTCCAGTACGACCACCGGCGGCGGCGACGATGATGACGCGGACGATGACACGGATGACGACACCGACGACGGGATCGTGACCGTCGCGACGGTGTTCCAGTCCTCGGTCTGGGCAAACGACGTCTATGCCTCGCTGTTCGACGAGGTGGGGTGGCAATCCTACAACGTGCTGCTCACCGACATGCCGGAAACCGCGGTCGACACGGCCGATCTCATCCTTGTCGACGCGTTCACGATCTGGCAGGACGCGGCGACGGCGGAATTCCTCGCGGATACCGGCCTGCCGATCATCGGCATGGGCTCGGGCGGCCTGCAACTCTTCGAACTCATGGGGCTCGAATCGAGCTTCGCGAACACCAACGGCATCATCTACGACTTTCAGGACACCTTCACCGTGCCGGACGCGTCGCATCCCGTGTTCACCGAGCCGGTCGATTTTTCGGAGTTCCTCGCCGACGGCGACTCGCTCGACGTTCTGAATACGGCCACGGACCTGTTCGGCGTGAACCTCGATCCCGTTCCCGCCGGAGTCAAGGTCATCGCCACGAGGGAGTTTGACGAATCGCGCGGCGGGATTCTTCTCGAGGACTCCAAATATATGTCGTGGGGCCTCGACCTCTCGGCGGATCAATTGAACGACACCGGAAGCGCGTTGCTGGTGAACTGCGTGGCTTACTTGACCGACTCGGGGGACGATTTCGGCGTGGAGTGAGCCGAAGGGACCGCGAGGGACTCGAGAGCCGCGCGTCCGTCCTTGCTGATTCCCGCCCGTGTCGCGAGTCCGGCCAGGATGTCGCGATTGCGGGTATCGCCGG includes the following:
- the typA gene encoding translational GTPase TypA, which produces MNAPVPRTARNIRNIAIIAHVDHGKTTLVDKLLAQTGSFERNEGNIEQAMDSGELERERGITILSKCTSVEFGDFHINIVDTPGHADFGGEVERVMRMVDSVLLLVDAFEGPMPQTRFVTKKALARGLHPIVVINKIDRPGCDPPAAVDAVLDLFISLGATDDQCDFPVIYASAKQGYAVRALGDDPRDLTPLLERICEHVPPPNVDPTAAPALQVTTFDHDEYVGSMAIGRVESGVFRPGERAMIVRESGHGDVFRINQVFGYRGLRRMALDEGVAGDIVAITGMDLLNVGETITSVDFPRVLPMLEVDAPTVSIAMMTNTSPTMGQEGRFVTSAKVAERLTRERKSNVSLRVESTDSPDTFTVSGRGELHLSVLIETMRREGYEFMVSRPKVVTRVDEAGHLLEPYETVTADVENAHVGTVIESLSQRFGRMTQMRDVGMGRSRVEFIIPTRGLIGYRSKFLTETRGSGVLNAIFAEYAPWAGDLKDRSNGALIAQEDCVTVTYALWKLDDRGVFFVPPGVRVYAGQVIGVHTRENDLVVNPGKTKKLTNIRAAGADEKNVMKPHKSLTIEEAIEFINDDELVEFTPKSIRVRKRVLDHNERKRALVKAGKASEEASAV
- a CDS encoding AAA family ATPase translates to MNGVPSLDTQTTPQSRIEPAFAKRMADRYFTSTVSQFILHGAVRDLVPFDEAGRVRYVPLEEFLEKWLFARRGAVIYFDRSRGLVIPDAQAKKDFEAFCKAYDTVAGTRYAAAWPQDAPTVLRLVERYIHTRVGEGKGVAFILDYAEQVAPSGEAGHLGDADRSCLTTLRRWSRDAQFLRGDVTIVLITEQLAELNAHLVSNPFTDLIEIELPDVDERRAFIAAETEGRDFSEICELSAEAVAQLTAGLSLTHVRQILAESLRMNRKIQIDSLSRRKKELIEAECHGLIEFVQSRHTLDMVAGCREAKEQLRTAARLLRQGALDVLPMGWLVAGPVGTGKTFLATCFTGEVGIPCVKILNIRSQWVGQTEATLQKLLTVFKAMGPLAVIIDEADAFFGDRGASGDSGTSGRVFSALASFMSDTAHRGKILWFLLTCRPDLLPVDIKRQGRAEEHVALFPPTTAEERAEFYAVLLKKNRVATPLSPADIEALYVRAGSPKLSGADLEALLIRAKSAAAARGSAGVERADFEGAFADFIPPVYAEEVEYQTLVAVMECTSRKLIPKPWSELSRPDVARRVRELRLIVE